From the genome of Pseudomonas yamanorum, one region includes:
- a CDS encoding AAA family ATPase, translating to MLKTLAVANYRSINKLVVPLDRLNLITGPNGSGKSNLYRALRLLAETAQGGVINALAREGGLDSTFWAGPENISRRMLSGEVAVEPIVRQGAKRLRLGFAGEDFSYAISLGLPEPGESYFSLDPEIKKECIWAGHVYRPASLLVQRSGPMVRAREGRAWDVLAQHTPNYHSLFDQVGSLRGSPEVLLLRESIRGWRFYDHFRSDVDAPVRQPQLGTRTPVLHHDGRDLAAALQTIREIGDPDALQRAISDAFPGARLNIEPLQGGRFAIEFYQEGLLRPLSAAELSDGTLRYLLLVAALLTPRPPTMMVLNEPETSLHPDLLPALARLIIQVSQQCQVWVVSHASRLIAALQQDEGCNSIVLEKVMGQTQVVGQRVLDEPAWHWPS from the coding sequence ATGCTCAAAACCCTCGCGGTGGCCAATTACCGCTCGATCAACAAATTGGTGGTGCCGCTGGATCGGTTGAACCTGATCACCGGCCCCAATGGCAGCGGTAAATCCAACCTGTATCGCGCCCTGCGGCTGCTGGCGGAGACGGCACAGGGCGGTGTGATCAATGCACTGGCCCGTGAGGGTGGGCTGGATTCGACCTTCTGGGCCGGGCCGGAAAACATCAGCCGGCGCATGCTCAGTGGTGAAGTGGCGGTGGAGCCCATCGTGCGCCAGGGCGCCAAGCGTTTGCGCCTGGGGTTCGCCGGGGAAGATTTCAGCTATGCGATTTCCCTGGGGTTGCCGGAGCCGGGCGAGTCCTACTTTTCCCTGGACCCCGAGATCAAGAAAGAATGCATCTGGGCCGGCCACGTGTACCGCCCAGCGAGCCTGCTGGTACAGCGCTCCGGCCCGATGGTGCGCGCTCGCGAAGGCCGGGCCTGGGATGTACTGGCCCAGCACACGCCGAACTACCACAGCCTGTTCGATCAGGTCGGCAGCCTGCGGGGTTCGCCGGAGGTGTTGCTGCTGCGTGAAAGCATTCGCGGCTGGCGCTTTTATGACCACTTTCGCAGCGACGTCGACGCCCCGGTGCGCCAACCTCAACTGGGCACGCGTACGCCGGTGCTGCATCACGATGGTCGGGATCTGGCGGCGGCGTTGCAGACCATTCGCGAGATTGGCGATCCGGACGCCTTGCAGCGGGCAATCAGCGACGCGTTTCCCGGCGCGCGGTTGAATATCGAGCCGTTGCAGGGCGGCCGTTTTGCCATTGAGTTTTATCAGGAGGGGTTGCTGCGCCCGTTGTCGGCAGCGGAGCTGTCGGACGGGACCTTGCGCTATTTGCTGCTGGTGGCGGCGCTGCTGACGCCGAGGCCACCGACGATGATGGTACTGAACGAACCGGAAACCAGTTTGCATCCGGACCTGCTGCCGGCATTGGCGCGGCTGATCATCCAGGTGTCGCAGCAGTGCCAGGTGTGGGTGGTGTCCCATGCCAGCCGCTTGATTGCGGCGTTGCAGCAGGATGAAGGGTGTAATTCGATCGTGCTGGAAAAGGTGATGGGGCAGACGCAGGTGGTGGGGCAGCGGGTGCTGGATGAGCCGGCGTGGCATTGGCCCAGCTGA
- a CDS encoding transporter substrate-binding domain-containing protein has protein sequence MKTAKLLFPLFGLVLLAGCNKSEEPAKTAAAATPAPAAVSYIDKIKARDKLIVGVFTDKPPFGFVDESGRYVGFDTDIGRRFAKDLLGDENKVEFVAVEPASRIPFLQSDKVDLILANMTVTPERKEAVDFTNPNLKVAVQALVANGSPVKSLDDLATRTTIVTTGTTADIWLTKNHPDWKLLKFEKNSESLQALSAGRGDAYAQDNLVLFSWAKQNPGYRVLEQKLGDEAPIAPAVKKGNIELRDWVNAELAKLGEEKYLLKLYDQYVRKELSDDTKPESVIVEGGKWQG, from the coding sequence ATGAAAACTGCCAAGTTGTTATTCCCCCTGTTCGGCCTCGTGCTGCTGGCCGGCTGCAACAAATCCGAAGAGCCCGCCAAGACGGCCGCTGCGGCCACCCCGGCCCCGGCTGCGGTGAGCTACATCGACAAGATCAAGGCGCGGGACAAGCTGATCGTCGGCGTGTTTACCGACAAGCCGCCGTTTGGTTTTGTGGATGAGTCCGGTCGCTACGTCGGCTTCGATACCGACATCGGCCGCCGCTTCGCCAAGGACCTGCTGGGCGACGAGAACAAGGTTGAATTCGTCGCCGTGGAGCCAGCGAGCCGCATTCCGTTCCTGCAAAGCGACAAGGTCGACCTGATCCTCGCCAACATGACCGTGACGCCTGAGCGCAAGGAAGCGGTGGACTTCACCAATCCGAACCTGAAAGTGGCGGTGCAGGCACTGGTGGCCAACGGCAGCCCGGTGAAAAGCCTGGACGACCTGGCGACCCGCACCACCATCGTCACCACCGGCACTACCGCGGATATCTGGCTGACCAAGAACCACCCGGACTGGAAACTGCTGAAGTTCGAGAAAAACTCCGAGTCGCTGCAAGCGCTGTCGGCTGGCCGGGGTGATGCCTATGCCCAGGACAACCTGGTGCTGTTCAGTTGGGCCAAGCAGAACCCGGGCTACCGTGTGCTGGAGCAGAAACTGGGGGATGAAGCGCCGATTGCGCCGGCGGTGAAGAAAGGCAATATCGAACTGCGGGATTGGGTGAATGCCGAACTGGCGAAGTTGGGCGAGGAGAAGTATCTGCTCAAGCTGTATGACCAGTATGTTCGCAAGGAACTGAGCGATGACACCAAGCCTGAGAGTGTGATTGTTGAAGGCGGGAAGTGGCAGGGCTGA
- a CDS encoding amino acid ABC transporter ATP-binding protein, which yields MSALIEFQGFNKYFGDQQVLKGIDLSVQSGEVVVILGPSGCGKSTLLRCLNGLEVAHSGSLRFAGKELLDKATDWRQVRQDVGMVFQSYHLFPHMSVLDNILLGPLKVQKREPREARAQAEKLLERVGLSDKRDAYPRQLSGGQQQRIAIVRSLCMNPQVMLFDEVTAALDPEMVKEVLEVIQGLARDGMTLLIVTHEMAFARAVADRVVFMEAGRILEQNTPEAFFTNPQTARAQQFLEKFSFVSTLPKRTKELELS from the coding sequence ATGAGCGCATTGATCGAGTTCCAGGGTTTCAATAAATACTTCGGCGACCAGCAGGTGCTCAAGGGCATCGACCTGAGCGTGCAAAGCGGCGAAGTGGTGGTGATCCTCGGCCCCAGCGGTTGCGGCAAAAGCACCTTGCTGCGGTGCCTCAATGGCCTGGAAGTGGCCCACAGCGGCAGCCTGCGTTTTGCCGGCAAGGAGCTGCTGGACAAGGCCACCGACTGGCGCCAGGTGCGCCAGGACGTGGGCATGGTGTTCCAGAGTTATCATCTGTTCCCGCACATGAGCGTGCTCGACAACATTTTGCTCGGCCCGCTGAAAGTGCAAAAACGCGAACCCCGCGAAGCCCGGGCCCAGGCTGAAAAACTGCTGGAACGGGTGGGTCTCTCGGACAAGCGTGACGCCTATCCGCGCCAGCTCTCCGGCGGCCAGCAGCAACGCATCGCCATCGTCCGTTCGTTGTGCATGAACCCGCAGGTCATGCTGTTTGACGAAGTCACCGCTGCCCTCGACCCGGAAATGGTCAAGGAAGTACTGGAAGTGATCCAGGGCCTGGCCCGGGACGGCATGACCCTGCTGATCGTCACCCATGAAATGGCCTTCGCCCGCGCCGTCGCCGACCGCGTGGTGTTCATGGAGGCCGGCCGCATCCTCGAACAAAACACCCCCGAGGCATTCTTTACGAACCCGCAAACCGCACGCGCGCAGCAGTTCCTGGAGAAGTTCTCCTTCGTTTCAACACTGCCCAAAAGAACCAAGGAACTGGAGCTGTCATGA
- a CDS encoding amino acid ABC transporter permease, which yields MASSGLELLWVSLPQLGKGAAQTLSISFLSIAFSTVGGVLYGVLRTLNSKAINLVLRIYLELFRAIPVLVWLYLLFFGLPIFFGLSIPSFWCAVLVLSLWGASEVGEVVRGALHSLPRGQREAGLSIGLSDPQLYGYVLLPQALKRMTPPTINVYTRIIKTSSLAVLIGVVDVIKVGQQIIERTYESVLIYGALFLFFFFICYPLSAASKVLERRWAQA from the coding sequence ATGGCCAGTTCGGGTCTTGAATTACTCTGGGTGTCGTTGCCGCAACTGGGCAAGGGCGCTGCGCAAACCCTGTCGATCTCGTTCCTGAGCATTGCCTTCAGTACCGTCGGCGGCGTGTTGTATGGCGTGCTGCGCACGCTGAATTCGAAAGCGATCAACCTGGTGCTGCGGATTTACCTCGAGCTATTCCGCGCCATTCCGGTGTTGGTGTGGCTGTACCTGCTGTTCTTCGGCCTGCCGATTTTCTTTGGCCTGAGCATTCCGAGCTTCTGGTGCGCGGTGCTGGTGTTATCGCTGTGGGGCGCCAGTGAAGTCGGCGAAGTGGTGCGCGGTGCCTTGCATTCGTTGCCCCGCGGCCAGCGTGAAGCCGGCCTGTCGATTGGCCTGTCGGACCCGCAGTTGTATGGCTACGTGCTCCTGCCCCAGGCCCTGAAACGCATGACCCCGCCGACCATCAACGTCTACACCCGCATCATCAAGACCAGCTCCCTGGCGGTGCTGATCGGTGTGGTGGATGTGATCAAGGTCGGTCAGCAAATCATCGAGCGCACCTACGAGTCGGTGTTGATCTACGGCGCGCTGTTCCTGTTTTTCTTCTTTATCTGCTACCCGTTGTCGGCTGCCTCCAAGGTGCTGGAACGGCGCTGGGCCCAAGCATGA
- a CDS encoding amino acid ABC transporter permease, with translation MTFDYAFILSTLPAFLKAVGVTLQVGLIAIGTSLVVALINAALLVFRTPYVWRLVALYVELARNTPLLIQLFFVYFALPALGLNISGFWAAIITMTFLGGAYLTEVLRAGVEAVPLAQIESGKSIGLSHWQLLRHVILPQAGILSLPALFANFIFLLKETTIVSAVAVPEILYTTKSYIALYYKTYEMLAVLTLICVLLFLPLSLLLSRLERRLQHGQFGS, from the coding sequence ATGACCTTCGATTACGCATTTATCCTCAGCACGCTGCCAGCGTTTCTCAAGGCCGTGGGCGTGACCTTGCAAGTCGGCCTGATCGCTATCGGCACCTCGTTAGTGGTGGCCCTGATCAACGCTGCACTGCTGGTATTTCGCACACCCTACGTGTGGCGCCTGGTGGCGCTGTACGTCGAACTGGCGCGCAACACACCGCTGCTGATCCAACTGTTTTTCGTCTACTTCGCGTTGCCGGCCTTGGGATTGAATATCTCCGGGTTCTGGGCGGCGATCATCACCATGACCTTTCTCGGCGGCGCCTACCTCACGGAAGTGCTGCGCGCCGGTGTCGAGGCGGTGCCGCTGGCGCAGATCGAGTCGGGCAAGTCCATCGGCCTGTCCCACTGGCAGCTGCTGCGCCATGTGATCCTGCCTCAGGCGGGGATCCTCAGCCTGCCGGCGCTGTTTGCGAACTTCATTTTCCTGCTGAAGGAAACCACCATCGTGTCGGCGGTGGCGGTGCCGGAAATTCTCTACACCACCAAAAGCTACATTGCCCTCTATTACAAAACCTACGAAATGCTCGCGGTGCTGACGTTGATCTGCGTGCTGTTATTCCTGCCGCTGTCGCTGCTGCTCAGCCGCCTTGAAAGGAGGCTCCAGCATGGCCAGTTCGGGTCTTGA
- a CDS encoding MetQ/NlpA family ABC transporter substrate-binding protein → MKKVLLFTALAAALTASFAQANEKLVVAATPIPHAEILELVKPTLAKEGVDLEIKVFTDYVQPNVQVAEKRLDANYFQTLPYLENFNKGKGTNLVTVVGVHVEPFGGYSKKIKNISELKDGATVAIPNEGSNSGRALLLLQKAGVITLKDPTNALATPKDIASNPKNLKFKELESALLPRVLDQVDLDLINTNYALEAGLNPAKDALIIEDAKSPYVNFLVARPDNKDSDAIQKLAKALTSPEVKAFIEKKYNGAVVPAF, encoded by the coding sequence ATGAAAAAGGTTCTGTTGTTTACCGCACTGGCGGCTGCCCTGACTGCAAGCTTCGCCCAGGCCAACGAGAAACTGGTGGTAGCCGCTACCCCGATCCCGCACGCCGAGATCCTTGAGCTGGTCAAGCCGACCCTGGCCAAAGAAGGCGTGGACCTGGAAATCAAAGTCTTTACCGACTACGTGCAGCCGAACGTGCAGGTGGCCGAGAAGCGTCTGGACGCCAACTACTTCCAGACCCTGCCGTACCTGGAAAACTTCAACAAGGGTAAAGGCACCAACCTGGTGACCGTGGTCGGTGTGCACGTTGAACCCTTCGGTGGTTACTCGAAAAAGATCAAAAACATCTCTGAGCTGAAAGATGGCGCCACCGTGGCCATCCCGAACGAAGGCAGCAACTCCGGCCGTGCCCTGCTGCTGCTGCAAAAGGCTGGCGTTATCACCCTGAAAGACCCGACCAACGCCCTGGCCACGCCGAAAGACATCGCCAGCAACCCGAAAAACCTGAAATTCAAAGAGCTGGAATCGGCCCTGCTGCCACGCGTACTGGACCAGGTTGACCTGGACCTGATCAACACTAACTACGCCCTGGAAGCCGGCCTGAACCCGGCCAAGGACGCACTGATCATCGAAGACGCCAAGTCGCCGTACGTGAACTTCCTGGTTGCCCGCCCGGACAACAAGGACAGCGACGCGATCCAGAAGCTGGCCAAAGCCCTGACCAGCCCTGAAGTGAAAGCTTTCATCGAGAAGAAATACAACGGTGCGGTCGTGCCGGCGTTCTGA
- a CDS encoding sigma 54-interacting transcriptional regulator: MSLHETFGQPLLTFPDAEKSPLSIRAKALVFVDPRSRQLREDLENLAPRALPVLIRGETGSGKELLARHIHRGSDRTGLFVSVNCGAISPTYADAELFGYAAGSHSGAASSRAGWFGSANGGTLYLDEIGDLPLPIQVKLLAALENHEVTRVGAHQPSPVDVRLVAATSIDLAQAVAAGKFHERLFHYLSEGQLELPALRERVGDILSLAEYFLGIYSQRLDLPVPLISDEAQRVLEHHSWPGNTRELENVIHFALLVSSGDEILPEHLNLPLPSVTQIEHQARQILSSGTEAERDALRRLLKGLASV, encoded by the coding sequence ATGAGCCTGCATGAAACCTTCGGTCAGCCCCTGCTGACCTTCCCCGACGCCGAAAAAAGCCCCCTGAGCATTCGTGCCAAGGCGCTTGTGTTTGTCGACCCGCGTTCGCGGCAACTGCGCGAAGACCTCGAAAATCTCGCCCCCCGTGCCTTGCCCGTGTTGATCCGCGGCGAAACCGGCAGCGGCAAGGAATTGCTCGCGCGGCATATCCACCGTGGCAGCGACCGCACCGGCTTGTTTGTCTCGGTCAATTGCGGCGCCATCAGCCCGACTTATGCCGACGCCGAACTGTTCGGCTACGCCGCAGGCAGCCACAGCGGCGCAGCCAGTAGCCGCGCCGGCTGGTTTGGCTCGGCCAATGGCGGCACCTTGTACCTGGATGAAATCGGCGACCTGCCGTTGCCGATCCAGGTCAAGTTGCTGGCGGCGCTGGAAAACCACGAAGTGACCCGCGTTGGCGCTCATCAGCCAAGTCCGGTGGATGTGCGGCTGGTGGCGGCCACCAGCATCGACCTGGCTCAGGCCGTGGCAGCCGGCAAGTTTCACGAGCGCCTGTTCCATTACCTCAGCGAAGGCCAGTTGGAGTTGCCGGCACTGCGCGAGCGGGTGGGCGATATCCTGTCACTGGCCGAGTATTTCCTCGGCATCTACAGCCAGCGCCTCGACTTGCCGGTACCGCTGATCAGCGACGAAGCCCAACGCGTGCTGGAGCATCACAGCTGGCCGGGGAACACGCGGGAGTTGGAGAACGTGATTCACTTTGCCCTGTTGGTCAGCAGTGGCGACGAGATTTTGCCGGAGCATTTGAACCTGCCGCTGCCGTCGGTGACGCAGATCGAACACCAGGCGCGGCAGATCCTCAGCAGCGGTACCGAGGCCGAACGTGATGCGTTGAGGCGTCTATTGAAAGGGTTGGCGTCTGTATGA
- a CDS encoding alpha/beta hydrolase: protein MHSESIRYLIVPGWQGSPEDHWQSHWQNSLPNSARVEQADWLTPRREDWVAALAEAIAADSTPVILIAHSLGCIAVAHWAATAPVQFLRQVRGALLVAPADVERPACAPALRNFAPIPNHLLPFPSQVVSSDNDSAVSATRALELARNWGAEAGILAGAGHINVKSGHQRWEQGFAYLYRLQNRLEHHSRRRA, encoded by the coding sequence ATGCACAGCGAGTCGATTCGTTATCTGATCGTGCCGGGCTGGCAAGGATCGCCAGAAGATCATTGGCAAAGTCATTGGCAGAACAGCCTGCCCAACAGCGCACGCGTGGAGCAAGCCGACTGGCTGACCCCGCGCCGCGAAGACTGGGTGGCCGCACTGGCCGAAGCCATCGCCGCCGACAGCACCCCGGTGATTCTGATTGCCCACAGCCTGGGCTGCATCGCCGTCGCCCATTGGGCCGCCACCGCACCGGTGCAGTTCCTGCGTCAGGTACGCGGCGCCTTGCTGGTGGCCCCGGCCGATGTCGAACGCCCTGCCTGCGCTCCCGCCCTGCGTAACTTCGCGCCAATCCCCAATCATCTGCTGCCGTTCCCAAGCCAGGTTGTCAGCTCCGACAACGACAGCGCCGTCAGCGCCACCCGCGCCCTGGAACTGGCGCGTAACTGGGGCGCCGAAGCGGGAATTCTCGCGGGGGCCGGGCATATCAATGTGAAGTCCGGCCATCAACGCTGGGAACAGGGTTTCGCCTACCTCTATCGCCTGCAAAATCGCCTGGAACATCACTCCCGGCGCCGTGCATAA
- a CDS encoding ExbD/TolR family protein, whose amino-acid sequence MAFSTQDSDEVLSEINVTPLVDVMLVLLVVFIVTAPLLTNAIPINLPKTEAVAPVEQKDPLVVSIDAAGKLFINKDEIQPDLLEFNLQSAKAKDPEVRVQLQADDGVNYGEVARAMASIERAGITKLSVITAR is encoded by the coding sequence ATGGCCTTCTCCACGCAAGACAGTGATGAGGTGCTGAGCGAGATCAACGTCACGCCGCTGGTGGATGTGATGTTGGTGCTGCTGGTGGTGTTTATCGTCACCGCGCCGTTGTTGACCAATGCGATTCCGATCAACCTGCCCAAGACTGAGGCCGTGGCGCCGGTGGAGCAGAAAGATCCGCTGGTGGTGAGTATTGATGCTGCCGGCAAACTGTTTATCAACAAGGATGAAATCCAGCCGGATTTGCTGGAATTCAACTTGCAGTCGGCCAAGGCCAAGGACCCGGAGGTTCGGGTGCAACTGCAGGCTGACGATGGAGTTAATTATGGCGAAGTGGCGCGAGCCATGGCGTCTATCGAGCGCGCGGGGATTACCAAGCTGTCGGTGATTACTGCACGTTAG
- a CDS encoding MotA/TolQ/ExbB proton channel family protein produces MMALASPTESIESAVIWLLVVFSVATWGLALLKGVQFGRLKSQDRKFHKQFWAASSLDSAAELAETRPGAAARVAQAGYAAIQVGEAPHAADLSQAINHQDRLERALRQQIVRERRSLETGLAVVASIGSTSPFIGLFGTVWGIMEALKGISAAGSASLETVAGPIGAALVATGVGIAVAVPAVLVYNYFLRRLKLTAADLDDFAHDFYSLAQKNSFRVLLHPTLSKASAQGGAQKVKEAS; encoded by the coding sequence ATCATGGCATTAGCATCTCCAACTGAATCCATCGAAAGCGCGGTGATCTGGCTGCTGGTGGTCTTTTCGGTCGCTACCTGGGGCCTGGCCCTGCTCAAGGGCGTCCAGTTCGGTCGCCTCAAGTCCCAGGATCGCAAATTCCACAAACAGTTCTGGGCGGCCTCCAGTCTGGACTCGGCCGCTGAACTGGCTGAAACCAGGCCGGGCGCCGCTGCTCGTGTGGCCCAGGCCGGTTACGCCGCGATCCAGGTGGGTGAGGCGCCACACGCTGCTGACCTGAGCCAGGCGATCAATCATCAGGACCGCTTGGAACGTGCCCTGCGCCAACAAATCGTGCGTGAGCGTCGCTCCCTGGAAACGGGTCTGGCGGTGGTCGCGAGTATCGGCAGTACGTCGCCGTTTATCGGTCTGTTCGGTACCGTTTGGGGGATCATGGAAGCGTTGAAAGGCATCAGCGCCGCCGGTTCCGCGAGCCTCGAAACCGTGGCCGGGCCGATTGGTGCCGCCCTGGTCGCCACTGGTGTGGGTATTGCCGTCGCGGTGCCGGCGGTGCTGGTTTACAACTACTTCCTGCGTCGCCTGAAACTCACGGCTGCTGACCTGGATGACTTTGCCCATGACTTCTACAGCCTGGCGCAGAAGAACTCGTTCCGCGTGCTGCTGCATCCGACGCTGAGCAAGGCCAGTGCCCAGGGTGGCGCGCAAAAAGTGAAGGAGGCGTCCTGA
- a CDS encoding energy transducer TonB yields the protein MGNVQTAASAQEAQWRHAPGGELVDLGRPHRAPLGQLRTQKTPKGVLSRREAILLGILALALHGAVIYWVSQKPTPVLPIVPPEIPPMTIEFSQPAPPVVEPPPPVPPPPPPPVVEPPPPVVDELAAKPAPKKIPKPKPVPKPVPKPAPKPVAEQPPAPPVPAPPAPAPAPPAPAPVTPASANAAYLKNPAPEYPSLAQRRGWEGTVLLRVHVLATGKPGEIQIQKSSGRQQLDEAALAAVKRWSFVPAKQGDVAQDGWVSVPIDFKIH from the coding sequence ATGGGCAATGTCCAGACCGCCGCCAGTGCACAAGAGGCGCAGTGGCGCCACGCACCGGGTGGTGAGTTGGTCGACCTTGGCCGGCCGCACCGCGCGCCGTTGGGGCAGTTGCGTACGCAGAAAACCCCCAAGGGAGTGTTGAGTCGGCGTGAAGCGATCCTGTTGGGGATTCTCGCGCTGGCTTTGCATGGTGCGGTGATCTATTGGGTCAGCCAGAAGCCAACCCCGGTGCTGCCGATTGTGCCGCCGGAAATTCCGCCAATGACGATCGAATTTTCCCAGCCGGCGCCGCCGGTGGTGGAGCCGCCACCGCCCGTGCCGCCACCGCCGCCACCACCGGTTGTCGAGCCACCGCCACCGGTGGTCGATGAATTGGCCGCCAAGCCGGCGCCGAAAAAGATTCCGAAACCCAAGCCGGTACCGAAGCCCGTGCCCAAGCCCGCACCGAAACCGGTCGCCGAGCAGCCGCCCGCGCCGCCTGTACCTGCGCCACCGGCTCCAGCACCCGCACCGCCCGCGCCTGCGCCGGTTACACCGGCCTCGGCCAACGCCGCGTACCTGAAGAACCCGGCGCCCGAATACCCGTCACTGGCCCAGCGCCGGGGTTGGGAAGGCACGGTGTTGTTGCGGGTGCATGTGTTGGCCACCGGCAAGCCGGGTGAGATCCAGATTCAGAAAAGCAGTGGTCGCCAGCAACTCGACGAAGCCGCACTGGCTGCCGTTAAACGCTGGAGTTTTGTACCGGCCAAGCAGGGCGATGTGGCCCAGGACGGCTGGGTCAGCGTACCGATTGATTTCAAGATTCATTAA
- a CDS encoding LysR family transcriptional regulator — protein MFDPVLLRSFVAVVDCGNFTRAAERLHLTQSTVSQQIRRLEDALGSQVLDRDQRRVVATVEGERLLAYARRILALHEEAADVLINQQSDGVLRLAVPEDFAAERLMPLLSAFVQAYPRVRLEVTSGLGPELLRDYRGGEFDVLLVKQMGDSDDCLASWPEPLCWVDSRSAPSLGRDPLPLVAFPAGGLYRNEMLHHLEVGGWRWRIGYSSASLASVCSAVAAGLGISLLPVRVVQPGHVVLGADSGLPAVQGVRLALYGRNGLGAAGQALLRQLQDLCASNPR, from the coding sequence ATGTTCGATCCTGTGTTGTTGCGCAGCTTTGTTGCCGTCGTCGATTGCGGCAATTTCACCCGCGCGGCCGAGCGCCTGCATTTGACCCAGTCCACGGTCAGCCAACAGATCCGCCGCCTCGAAGACGCACTCGGCAGCCAGGTCCTCGACCGCGACCAGCGCCGCGTGGTGGCCACGGTGGAGGGTGAACGCTTGCTGGCTTATGCGCGGCGCATCCTCGCGCTGCACGAAGAGGCGGCTGACGTGCTGATCAACCAGCAGAGCGATGGCGTGCTGCGCCTGGCGGTGCCCGAGGACTTTGCGGCCGAGCGCTTGATGCCACTGCTGTCGGCGTTTGTACAGGCTTATCCACGGGTGCGCCTGGAGGTCACCAGCGGCTTGGGGCCGGAGTTGCTGCGGGATTATCGCGGCGGTGAATTCGACGTGCTGTTGGTCAAGCAAATGGGCGACAGCGATGACTGTCTGGCGTCCTGGCCGGAGCCTTTGTGCTGGGTCGACAGCCGCAGCGCTCCGTCCCTGGGGCGTGATCCGCTGCCGTTGGTGGCGTTTCCCGCCGGTGGCCTGTATCGCAATGAAATGCTGCATCACCTGGAGGTGGGTGGCTGGCGCTGGCGCATCGGTTATTCCAGCGCGAGCCTGGCCAGCGTGTGTTCGGCGGTGGCGGCGGGGCTGGGAATCAGCTTGCTGCCGGTGCGGGTCGTGCAGCCGGGGCATGTGGTGTTGGGCGCAGACAGCGGTTTGCCGGCGGTGCAGGGCGTGCGGCTGGCGCTGTATGGCCGCAATGGTTTGGGCGCAGCGGGGCAGGCGTTACTGCGTCAATTGCAGGATTTATGTGCCAGTAACCCCCGCTGA
- a CDS encoding nucleoside deaminase — protein MTDDQQHLHHAVQLAKANVAAGGRPFGAVLVRDGKVLVEAVNEIHLSQDPTAHAEMLAIRAASQQLGPRLDGCVIYASGQPCPMCLSAMHLCGISRVVFAASNEVAAPFGLSTAAIYQQMALPLAEQKLPVQHLPQAAMQALYGEWQALHDAE, from the coding sequence ATGACTGACGATCAACAGCATCTGCATCACGCCGTGCAACTGGCCAAGGCCAACGTGGCAGCCGGTGGCCGCCCTTTTGGTGCCGTGCTGGTGCGCGACGGCAAGGTGCTGGTGGAAGCGGTCAACGAGATCCACTTGAGCCAGGACCCCACCGCCCACGCCGAGATGCTCGCCATCCGTGCCGCCAGCCAACAACTCGGCCCGCGCCTCGACGGTTGTGTGATCTACGCCAGCGGCCAGCCCTGCCCGATGTGCCTGAGTGCGATGCACCTGTGCGGCATATCCCGCGTGGTGTTCGCCGCCAGCAACGAAGTGGCGGCGCCATTTGGCCTGTCGACGGCAGCGATCTACCAGCAAATGGCGTTGCCTTTGGCGGAGCAAAAATTGCCCGTGCAGCATCTGCCTCAAGCGGCAATGCAAGCCCTCTACGGTGAATGGCAGGCCCTGCATGACGCTGAATAA